One genomic region from Nocardia vinacea encodes:
- a CDS encoding nitronate monooxygenase family protein: protein MRTEICDRLGIEFPIFAFTHCRDVAAAVSNAGGLGVLGAVGFTPEELEVELAWLDDHVHGVYGVDLVIPSKYEGKGIDDLTPEQLEAKLAELVPQGHRDFAEKLLEDHNVPHLPDGEHHNQLLGWTATTVAPQIEVILRHPKAKLVANALGTPPPDVVEQIQSSGRLIGALCGSVKHALNHKRAGLDFVVCQGTEGGGHCGEISSMVLWPQVVDAIGDMPLLAAGGIGNGRQVAAAMAMGAAGAWTGSLWLTVEEANVPPAQMQTYIDATSQDTVRSRSWTGKPCRMLKNDWTEAWEAPENPDPLPMPLQMMVALDGVKRGHRYPEAAKDVNFNPVGQVVGMMNKVERSADVIARLINEYVEACDRLNKLNSAL, encoded by the coding sequence ATGCGTACCGAAATCTGCGACCGGCTGGGGATCGAATTCCCCATCTTCGCCTTCACCCATTGCCGCGATGTGGCGGCCGCGGTCAGCAATGCCGGCGGACTCGGCGTGCTCGGTGCGGTGGGCTTCACCCCCGAGGAATTGGAGGTCGAACTGGCCTGGCTCGACGACCATGTGCACGGCGTGTACGGCGTCGACCTCGTCATTCCGTCGAAGTACGAGGGCAAGGGAATCGATGACCTGACCCCCGAACAGCTGGAAGCCAAACTGGCGGAACTGGTTCCGCAGGGGCACCGGGACTTCGCGGAGAAGCTCCTCGAAGACCACAATGTCCCGCATCTGCCCGACGGTGAGCACCACAACCAACTTCTCGGCTGGACCGCGACCACTGTCGCACCGCAGATCGAGGTGATCCTGCGCCATCCCAAGGCCAAGCTGGTCGCCAATGCCCTCGGCACCCCGCCGCCGGATGTGGTCGAGCAGATCCAGAGCTCCGGTCGGCTCATCGGCGCGCTGTGCGGTTCGGTGAAGCATGCGCTCAACCACAAGCGCGCGGGCCTGGATTTCGTTGTCTGCCAAGGCACCGAGGGCGGCGGGCACTGCGGTGAGATCTCCTCGATGGTGCTGTGGCCGCAGGTGGTCGATGCCATCGGCGATATGCCGCTGCTGGCCGCCGGCGGTATCGGCAACGGTCGGCAGGTCGCCGCGGCCATGGCGATGGGCGCGGCGGGTGCGTGGACCGGCTCACTGTGGCTCACCGTCGAGGAGGCGAATGTGCCCCCCGCGCAGATGCAGACCTACATCGACGCCACCAGCCAGGACACCGTGCGCTCGCGGTCCTGGACCGGTAAGCCGTGCCGCATGCTGAAGAACGACTGGACCGAGGCCTGGGAGGCGCCGGAGAATCCGGATCCGCTGCCCATGCCGCTACAGATGATGGTGGCCCTGGACGGCGTCAAGCGCGGGCACCGCTATCCGGAAGCCGCCAAGGATGTGAACTTCAATCCGGTCGGTCAGGTCGTCGGCATGATGAACAAGGTGGAGCGCTCCGCCGATGTGATCGCCCGGCTGATCAACGAGTACGTGGAGGCGTGCGACCGCCTGAACAAGCTCAATAGTGCCCTGTAG
- a CDS encoding class I SAM-dependent methyltransferase, which yields MALYDHTGQTYARTRQPDPRIAAVIDDAVRGMDSVANIGAGSGSYEPTDTVIAVEPSEVMIAQRPPAAAPVVQAVAEQLPIHTDAVDAALAILTVHHWYDLDRGIAELKRIARRRIVILTWDHTVYREFWLVRDYLPAAAVTDARLAVPLPRLTALLGEVSITPIPVPHDCVDGFGGAYWRRPEAYLDETVRAGMSMLAMTPAALLPDGLNRLRDDLATDAWSTRHAELLDKSHLDLGYRLVTAELRSGRRKRLPREN from the coding sequence ATGGCTCTTTACGACCACACCGGACAGACGTACGCCCGGACCAGGCAACCGGATCCGCGCATCGCCGCGGTCATCGATGACGCGGTGCGCGGTATGGACTCCGTCGCCAATATCGGCGCCGGCAGCGGATCGTACGAGCCGACCGACACCGTGATCGCGGTCGAGCCGAGCGAGGTGATGATCGCGCAACGCCCACCCGCCGCCGCACCCGTGGTACAGGCGGTCGCCGAGCAGCTGCCGATCCACACCGATGCTGTCGATGCCGCCCTGGCCATCCTGACCGTGCACCACTGGTACGACCTCGATCGCGGCATCGCCGAACTGAAGCGGATCGCCCGCCGCCGCATCGTCATCCTCACCTGGGACCACACCGTCTACCGCGAATTCTGGCTGGTCCGTGACTATCTGCCCGCCGCGGCCGTAACTGATGCGCGCCTTGCCGTCCCCCTCCCGCGCCTCACCGCCCTACTCGGCGAGGTATCGATCACCCCGATCCCGGTCCCGCATGATTGCGTCGACGGCTTCGGCGGCGCGTACTGGCGGCGACCCGAGGCCTATCTGGACGAAACCGTGCGCGCGGGAATGTCGATGCTGGCGATGACACCGGCGGCCTTACTACCGGACGGACTGAACCGACTCCGCGACGATCTCGCCACCGACGCGTGGTCCACACGGCATGCCGAGCTGCTCGACAAATCCCACCTCGACCTGGGCTACCGGCTCGTCACGGCGGAACTCCGATCCGGTCGGCGGAAACGGCTACCCCGAGAAAACTAG
- a CDS encoding wax ester/triacylglycerol synthase family O-acyltransferase, with the protein MELISPIDAVFLLAESREHPMHVGSLQLFEAPEDAGPDFARLTHEKLLADNEFHPTFRKRPATWLGAPQLAWTQAEDVELGYHLRRSALPSPGSFDQLLELASDLHSALLDRHRPLWEIHVVEGLNDGRFALYSKMHHALIDGVTAQRVLQRTLTNDPTASETRVPWNLPRSKRKTEPSGSLLGGLARNLLSAANSGPAALRVARAALVQQQLTMPFEAPRSMFNVPIGGARRCAVRSWPLERVKQVKKATGTTVNDVVLAMSAGALRAYLIEQNALPDKPLIAMVPVSLRADEDDSEASGVKVGAILCNLGTDIADPIERLRVVSESMRRSKEVYNSLSPIQTMALSGLMLSPLALTLLPGMLSFTNPPFNIVISNVPGPKEPQYWNGARLDASYPMSIPFDGQAVNITLTTNVDSLDFGLVGCRRSVPRLQSLLDHLEDSLAELEQSAS; encoded by the coding sequence ATGGAGCTCATTTCTCCGATCGATGCCGTATTTCTGCTCGCCGAATCCCGCGAGCATCCGATGCACGTCGGTTCGCTACAACTATTCGAGGCACCGGAGGACGCCGGGCCCGATTTCGCGCGGCTGACCCACGAGAAGTTGTTGGCGGACAACGAATTCCACCCCACCTTCCGCAAGCGCCCGGCAACCTGGCTCGGCGCACCGCAGTTGGCGTGGACTCAGGCCGAGGACGTCGAACTCGGGTATCACCTGCGTCGATCGGCGCTGCCGAGTCCCGGCAGCTTCGATCAACTGCTCGAACTCGCCTCCGACCTGCACAGCGCCCTGCTCGACCGGCACCGCCCGCTATGGGAGATCCACGTGGTGGAGGGCCTGAACGACGGCCGCTTCGCGCTCTACTCGAAGATGCATCACGCGCTGATCGATGGCGTCACCGCGCAGCGAGTGCTGCAGCGAACGCTCACCAACGATCCCACGGCGAGCGAAACACGCGTGCCATGGAACCTGCCTCGGTCGAAGCGCAAGACCGAGCCATCGGGCTCGCTGCTGGGCGGGCTCGCGCGAAATCTCTTGTCGGCGGCCAATTCCGGGCCAGCCGCGCTGCGGGTCGCGCGCGCCGCATTGGTGCAGCAACAGTTGACCATGCCCTTCGAGGCGCCGCGCTCGATGTTCAATGTGCCGATCGGCGGCGCCCGCCGGTGCGCGGTCCGGTCCTGGCCGCTGGAGCGGGTCAAGCAGGTCAAGAAGGCGACCGGCACGACCGTCAACGATGTGGTGCTCGCGATGTCGGCGGGCGCGTTGCGCGCGTATCTGATCGAACAGAATGCATTGCCCGATAAGCCGTTGATCGCCATGGTCCCGGTCTCGCTACGGGCCGACGAGGACGATTCCGAGGCCAGTGGCGTCAAGGTCGGCGCGATCCTGTGCAATCTCGGCACCGATATCGCCGATCCGATCGAACGGCTGCGCGTGGTGAGCGAATCGATGCGCCGCAGCAAAGAGGTCTACAACTCACTCTCGCCCATCCAGACCATGGCGCTATCCGGATTGATGCTCAGCCCGCTTGCCCTGACCCTGCTGCCCGGCATGCTGTCGTTCACGAACCCGCCGTTCAATATCGTCATCTCGAATGTCCCCGGCCCCAAGGAACCGCAGTACTGGAACGGCGCGCGCCTGGACGCCTCTTACCCGATGTCGATTCCGTTCGACGGGCAGGCCGTCAACATCACCCTCACCACCAATGTCGACAGTCTGGACTTCGGGCTCGTGGGCTGCCGCCGCAGCGTGCCGCGACTGCAAAGCCTGCTCGACCACTTGGAAGATTCGCTGGCCGAGTTGGAGCAGTCCGCCAGCTGA
- a CDS encoding class I SAM-dependent DNA methyltransferase has protein sequence MTANSRTDPADVAHTRAAYDDIAIRYAEFAKDHLATQPFDRAMLGIFAELVHDGRVADIGCGEGRLTAHLSELGLDIFGIDLSPRLLELARAQYPTLDFEEGSLERLDIGDATLAGILVWYSFIHLPPERMPAVLAEFHRVLEAGGHALLAFFQAPDVQDAEPFDHKVITAYLWSPARLATLAEQAGFTPTARLVREPDPGERGRQAYLLLVKDR, from the coding sequence GTGACAGCGAACAGTCGAACCGATCCCGCGGACGTGGCGCACACCCGCGCCGCCTATGACGATATCGCCATCCGCTACGCCGAATTCGCCAAAGATCACCTGGCAACACAGCCGTTCGACCGCGCCATGCTCGGTATATTCGCGGAACTGGTGCACGACGGTCGAGTGGCCGATATCGGGTGCGGTGAAGGCCGATTGACCGCGCATCTGTCCGAGCTCGGCCTGGATATCTTCGGGATCGACCTGTCACCGCGGCTGCTCGAATTGGCGCGGGCTCAGTATCCGACTCTCGACTTCGAGGAGGGCTCGCTCGAGCGCCTCGATATCGGCGACGCCACTCTCGCGGGAATTCTCGTGTGGTACTCGTTCATCCATCTGCCGCCCGAACGAATGCCCGCTGTGCTGGCAGAGTTTCATCGGGTACTCGAGGCAGGAGGGCACGCACTGCTCGCGTTCTTCCAGGCACCAGATGTCCAGGATGCGGAACCGTTCGACCACAAGGTGATAACCGCCTACCTATGGTCACCGGCTCGGCTCGCCACGCTGGCCGAACAGGCCGGCTTCACGCCGACCGCCCGGTTGGTCCGAGAACCGGATCCCGGCGAGCGGGGCCGCCAGGCGTACCTGCTCCTGGTCAAGGATCGCTGA
- a CDS encoding DMT family transporter yields the protein MTQRGWVLFLAMGVIWGVPYAMIRIAVEDFDPIVVAFGRTALGALILLPIALYTKTLAPVLERWRPLLLYTLVEITGPWFLIGYAETTLNSSTVGLLIAAVPLVGVVILAKPIQGLGAKMWPKYSFAHDRFDARRTIGLIIGFAGVAALVGFDIDLTQPAAIGAIGLTTIGYAVGPIIINRALADLPPLGVVTGSLILAAVIYTPFAALRRPTHFTADASWSVLGLAAICTAAAFLVFFALISEVGPARATVITYINPAVAILLGVTLLDEPLTVGMGIGFPLVILGSILGTTRARAAEEPAATPVTQS from the coding sequence ATGACGCAGCGCGGGTGGGTGCTGTTCTTGGCGATGGGCGTCATCTGGGGCGTGCCCTACGCGATGATCCGGATCGCGGTCGAGGATTTCGACCCGATCGTGGTGGCATTCGGCCGGACCGCCCTCGGCGCGCTGATCCTGCTGCCGATCGCGCTCTACACCAAGACACTCGCCCCGGTACTCGAGCGCTGGCGCCCGCTGCTGCTGTACACACTGGTCGAGATCACCGGACCGTGGTTTCTGATCGGGTACGCGGAGACCACATTGAACAGCTCGACCGTCGGGCTACTGATCGCCGCGGTTCCGCTGGTCGGAGTGGTGATCCTGGCCAAACCCATTCAGGGTCTCGGTGCAAAAATGTGGCCCAAGTACTCCTTCGCACACGATCGCTTCGACGCACGCCGGACCATCGGCTTGATCATCGGATTCGCGGGGGTCGCTGCGCTGGTCGGCTTCGATATCGATCTGACCCAGCCCGCCGCCATCGGCGCCATCGGGCTGACCACCATCGGCTACGCCGTCGGCCCGATCATCATCAACCGCGCACTCGCCGACCTGCCGCCGCTCGGTGTTGTCACCGGATCACTGATTCTGGCCGCGGTGATCTACACACCGTTCGCCGCATTGCGCCGGCCGACACATTTCACCGCCGACGCGTCGTGGTCGGTGCTCGGGCTGGCCGCAATCTGCACCGCCGCAGCTTTCCTGGTGTTCTTCGCACTGATCAGCGAGGTCGGCCCGGCCCGCGCCACGGTCATCACCTACATCAATCCGGCGGTGGCCATCCTGCTCGGCGTGACCCTGCTGGACGAACCGCTGACCGTCGGCATGGGCATCGGCTTCCCGCTGGTCATTCTCGGCTCGATCCTCGGCACCACCCGCGCCCGCGCCGCCGAGGAACCGGCCGCGACGCCGGTCACCCAGTCCTGA
- a CDS encoding DoxX family protein, giving the protein MTAENTAEVGAGPGRSLNISLWVLQGLLAAFFAFASATPKLIGESSAVEGFDLIGAGDWFRYFVGAVELAGAIGLVIPRLSGLAAIGLSLTMIGAAYTNAFVVDGYWPVYTPLILLVLFVFIAWGRRDETKRLFGRDA; this is encoded by the coding sequence ATGACCGCTGAGAACACCGCCGAGGTCGGCGCGGGGCCCGGCCGTTCCCTCAACATCAGCTTGTGGGTGCTGCAGGGCCTGCTTGCCGCGTTCTTCGCATTCGCCTCCGCTACGCCGAAGCTCATCGGCGAGTCCAGCGCCGTCGAAGGCTTCGACTTGATCGGGGCCGGCGACTGGTTCCGCTACTTCGTCGGCGCCGTCGAACTGGCCGGTGCGATCGGCCTGGTCATCCCGCGCCTGTCGGGACTGGCCGCCATCGGCCTGAGCCTCACGATGATCGGCGCCGCCTACACCAACGCCTTCGTCGTCGACGGCTACTGGCCGGTCTACACCCCGCTGATCCTGCTGGTGCTGTTCGTCTTCATCGCCTGGGGGCGTCGGGATGAGACCAAGCGGCTGTTCGGTCGAGATGCCTAG
- a CDS encoding cutinase family protein, with translation MALREFFARHRMASAIVAPASLGVVAIVAASMAITSTHETVDTRLRASVTECHDMVTISVAGRRDTPDAATTKMLVDANGNALPAALSGDHSSEWVDPVVNAPADDVDPGSYAAVYIAYPANMDSYEDAVNTGVANTEQVMREIAQACPDTKFSIVGYSEGADVVRRVAMTIGHQTADQDGGYGIVDPADVVGVVILADAGRSAGDGPFPGSKDPYSNPDGFDQTYQNGTKATSGQGALPGTSGDFGALNGKIASFCSDGDLTCSAPQNISLLQLVVNVGRQLNVDALERDGLTPATGQDVAVVLGRIALAAFADIQSQPNWMQSDETFLQVLLRVSDPGYKPGQTPQTSAEAEAISTNQMSPLAYLPQKVFNEIIGLIVTNQNTIPVIMSDPYQQTLGPNATGHHFDYWRDADPDNGKPLTSAEYAAAWLTHLAKQAQAGQPVDTTAKPESADLAAAYQAATSTTKTPEPSKTTTTSPTTTTAAPAKTEVSSQPTTTTPPPPSTPAVTTPPASTTTTTQPPKPTTTESTTTTTQSTAPTTTSGSSRP, from the coding sequence ATGGCTCTTCGGGAGTTCTTCGCGCGCCATCGAATGGCTTCGGCCATCGTCGCGCCCGCATCACTGGGGGTGGTGGCGATTGTCGCCGCGTCCATGGCAATCACATCGACGCACGAAACGGTCGATACGCGTCTGCGGGCGTCCGTCACGGAGTGTCACGACATGGTGACCATTTCGGTCGCCGGACGTCGGGATACGCCGGACGCCGCGACCACGAAAATGCTGGTCGATGCCAATGGCAACGCGTTGCCCGCGGCGCTGTCCGGTGATCACAGCAGCGAATGGGTCGATCCGGTCGTCAACGCACCGGCCGACGATGTCGATCCCGGCTCGTATGCCGCGGTCTACATCGCGTATCCGGCGAATATGGACAGCTACGAGGATGCCGTCAACACGGGTGTCGCGAATACCGAACAGGTGATGCGGGAAATCGCGCAGGCCTGCCCGGATACCAAGTTCTCGATCGTCGGCTACAGCGAGGGCGCCGATGTGGTGCGCCGCGTCGCCATGACGATCGGGCATCAGACCGCCGATCAGGACGGCGGCTACGGCATCGTCGATCCGGCCGATGTCGTCGGTGTCGTCATCCTCGCCGACGCCGGACGTTCGGCGGGCGACGGTCCGTTCCCAGGTTCGAAGGATCCGTACAGCAACCCCGACGGCTTCGACCAGACGTATCAGAACGGCACGAAAGCCACGTCGGGCCAGGGTGCGCTGCCCGGCACCAGCGGTGACTTCGGTGCGCTGAACGGCAAGATCGCGTCGTTCTGCTCCGATGGCGACCTCACGTGCTCGGCACCGCAGAACATTTCACTGCTGCAGTTGGTGGTGAATGTGGGTCGGCAGTTGAATGTCGACGCACTGGAACGCGACGGGCTCACCCCGGCGACCGGGCAGGACGTAGCCGTTGTCCTCGGCCGAATCGCGTTGGCGGCATTCGCGGATATCCAGTCGCAGCCGAACTGGATGCAGAGCGATGAGACGTTTCTGCAAGTGCTGCTGAGGGTTTCGGATCCGGGATACAAGCCGGGACAGACGCCGCAGACGTCGGCCGAGGCGGAAGCGATCTCGACCAATCAGATGTCGCCGCTGGCCTATCTGCCGCAGAAGGTGTTCAACGAAATCATCGGCCTCATCGTGACGAACCAGAACACCATCCCGGTGATCATGAGCGACCCCTACCAGCAGACACTCGGTCCCAATGCGACCGGTCACCACTTCGACTACTGGCGCGATGCCGACCCGGACAACGGCAAGCCGCTGACATCCGCCGAGTACGCGGCCGCCTGGCTCACCCATCTGGCGAAGCAGGCCCAGGCGGGTCAGCCGGTCGACACGACCGCCAAGCCGGAGTCGGCCGATCTCGCCGCCGCCTACCAGGCAGCGACCTCGACGACCAAGACACCCGAGCCGAGCAAGACCACGACCACGTCACCGACGACCACCACAGCCGCCCCCGCGAAGACGGAAGTCAGCAGTCAGCCGACGACCACCACACCGCCGCCGCCGAGCACCCCGGCAGTGACGACACCACCGGCCTCGACCACCACGACCACTCAGCCCCCGAAGCCGACCACCACCGAATCCACCACCACGACAACGCAATCCACGGCACCGACCACCACCAGCGGGTCGAGTCGCCCCTGA
- a CDS encoding alpha/beta fold hydrolase: protein MTTRHALVFGATGFVGRNLILTLDQAGIHVTAAVRSRESFTRLAAWLADHGCGTAPAELIVDFDADPFVQGEDSAWTDVTEIYNCAGAYRFGMTKDEARHGNVDSVRSVASFAARLPHLSRLVYVSGYRVGGQDPTTVPWSPERVERTHRRLGAYEASKVESDAVFQSAADELGVPWSIVNPPTVIGPSDTGESDQQLGLAASMKEIWQGTVAALPGNSRTFVPVIPVDYLTRFMTLLPTDPATAGAAYWVLDDATPALPTLLSQVGRHYRVPVPRTRIPVALVQRLPQWLTKADPETLTFLSTDRYPTDSAHELARKHGLDLPDTTRSILRWADHLAAHRFGTAPTGCAARTFDEYAGVRTFRIGEPDAPTVLLPGLPVNADTWAPVAATIGHAQVLDLPGLGLSAGGRGDWHAWVEALLERTPGAHLVGHSIGAAAVVEAAAAHPDRVGSITLVAPFFLQPSAGISARVTPLTRWYLRRQRPNTLSDKLTGSPDHAAVLQSSVQDLRRAKVAANVATLFAATTNAGWRSELTTKLALYPGPVHVITGSADPLTPALVESLSPGTEFSTIDGAAHHPQLTHPDELADIIAGAVSSEAVRFTR, encoded by the coding sequence ATGACCACCCGCCACGCACTCGTATTCGGCGCCACCGGCTTTGTCGGCCGCAATTTGATCCTCACCTTGGACCAGGCCGGGATCCACGTCACCGCCGCGGTACGGAGCCGTGAATCGTTCACGCGGCTGGCTGCGTGGCTGGCCGATCACGGCTGCGGGACGGCTCCGGCCGAGCTGATTGTCGACTTCGACGCCGATCCCTTTGTCCAGGGCGAGGATTCGGCGTGGACGGATGTCACCGAGATCTACAACTGCGCTGGCGCTTACCGATTCGGGATGACGAAGGACGAGGCGCGGCACGGCAATGTCGACAGCGTCCGCTCGGTGGCGTCCTTCGCCGCGCGGCTGCCACATCTGTCCCGGCTCGTATACGTCTCCGGCTACCGAGTTGGCGGTCAGGACCCGACCACCGTTCCGTGGAGCCCAGAGCGGGTGGAACGAACCCATCGTCGTCTGGGCGCTTATGAGGCGTCGAAGGTGGAGAGCGATGCGGTATTCCAGTCCGCCGCCGATGAACTCGGCGTGCCGTGGTCGATCGTCAACCCGCCCACCGTCATCGGGCCGAGCGACACCGGCGAATCCGATCAGCAACTGGGTCTCGCGGCGAGCATGAAAGAGATTTGGCAAGGCACGGTGGCGGCATTGCCGGGCAACTCCCGCACCTTCGTGCCGGTGATCCCGGTCGACTATCTGACCCGCTTCATGACCCTGCTCCCAACCGATCCGGCCACCGCCGGTGCGGCGTACTGGGTGCTCGACGACGCTACGCCCGCACTGCCGACCCTGCTGTCACAAGTCGGTCGACACTATCGAGTACCGGTGCCGCGCACGCGCATTCCGGTCGCGCTGGTGCAGCGCCTTCCGCAGTGGTTGACGAAGGCCGATCCGGAGACCCTGACCTTCCTGTCCACCGACCGGTATCCCACGGACTCGGCGCACGAACTCGCCCGCAAGCACGGTCTGGACCTGCCCGACACCACACGAAGCATCCTGCGATGGGCCGACCACCTCGCCGCGCACCGGTTCGGTACTGCGCCAACCGGTTGTGCCGCAAGGACTTTCGACGAATACGCCGGTGTGCGAACGTTCCGGATCGGCGAGCCGGACGCGCCCACCGTGCTGCTGCCCGGCCTGCCGGTCAATGCCGACACCTGGGCTCCGGTCGCGGCGACCATCGGCCACGCCCAGGTTCTGGACCTACCCGGGCTCGGTCTGTCCGCGGGCGGTCGAGGTGACTGGCACGCCTGGGTCGAGGCACTGCTCGAACGAACACCCGGCGCGCACTTGGTCGGTCACTCCATCGGCGCCGCCGCAGTGGTCGAGGCCGCGGCCGCGCATCCCGACAGGGTCGGGTCGATCACGCTGGTCGCCCCCTTCTTTCTCCAGCCGAGTGCCGGAATTTCGGCACGGGTCACACCCCTGACTCGCTGGTATCTGCGTCGACAGCGTCCGAACACGTTGTCCGACAAGCTCACCGGTTCGCCCGACCACGCGGCGGTGCTGCAATCGAGCGTCCAGGATCTGCGTCGCGCGAAGGTCGCGGCCAACGTCGCCACACTATTCGCCGCAACGACGAACGCAGGCTGGCGCAGCGAACTCACCACCAAGCTCGCGCTATATCCCGGCCCGGTCCACGTGATCACCGGAAGCGCGGACCCACTCACTCCCGCCCTGGTCGAATCACTTTCGCCGGGAACCGAATTCAGCACCATCGACGGAGCCGCCCATCACCCGCAACTGACACACCCCGATGAATTGGCGGATATCATCGCCGGAGCCGTATCGAGCGAGGCCGTCCGTTTCACGCGATGA
- a CDS encoding TetR/AcrR family transcriptional regulator, which translates to MVTSKGAQTSGQLVESMLELIQARGYSGTGLNTVVDHAGAPKGSLYFHFPEGKEQLGEKAIELAAERFRGLLDETAGAGASPGEVIRRVVEVLAGLVADSDFQLGCPVSVVTLEMGAHSERLRAACAAAFESWIGPVREYLVAAGHSEATARTLATATVSAVEGAVIVARAKRDVEPLHSTAQLLAALLDQPGTVA; encoded by the coding sequence ATGGTTACGTCCAAAGGTGCTCAGACGAGTGGGCAGTTGGTGGAGTCGATGCTGGAGTTGATCCAGGCTCGGGGGTATAGCGGTACGGGGTTGAACACGGTTGTGGACCATGCGGGGGCGCCGAAAGGGTCGTTGTACTTCCACTTTCCGGAGGGGAAGGAGCAGCTCGGGGAGAAGGCGATCGAGTTGGCGGCCGAGCGGTTTCGGGGCTTGCTGGACGAGACGGCGGGGGCGGGGGCTTCGCCGGGGGAGGTGATTCGGCGGGTTGTGGAGGTGCTGGCCGGGTTGGTCGCGGACAGCGATTTTCAGCTCGGTTGCCCTGTTTCGGTGGTCACGTTGGAGATGGGCGCGCACAGCGAACGACTGCGGGCCGCGTGTGCGGCGGCGTTCGAATCGTGGATCGGGCCGGTGCGTGAATACCTCGTCGCGGCAGGGCATTCGGAGGCGACGGCGCGCACGCTGGCGACGGCGACGGTCAGTGCGGTCGAGGGTGCGGTGATCGTGGCGCGCGCCAAACGCGATGTGGAGCCGTTGCACAGCACGGCACAGCTGCTGGCTGCCCTGCTCGACCAGCCCGGGACGGTGGCGTGA
- a CDS encoding MFS transporter, giving the protein MWRSAKLGRTFGWLWAAYAVSAYGTGLGFGAFSVVAVTVLNASSAEVAALSASGLAIGALLAVPLGPWMEFRAKRPVMIATDLIRFAALASIPVAYCLGGLSFAQLWVVSIVTAAAKIAFTAASGAYLKTVVPADGLLVATSRFESTTWSATVIGPPVGGAAIGLLGPVTTVVIDAVSYLLSALGITAIREPEQPPPLRKTRTRRWSAIAEGWRYILTHHTLRRFFVNTMLVNGLIMAGEPLLSVLMLAHLQFPVWEYGLAFAVPCIGGLIGSRFARRIASRWGEQTVLRVFGTLRACWPLGLAFIRPGLAGLVIVMVTEFGLIVCISIFNAVFAAYRLNNTETDRHARVLAAWSITSSISIAAITVTWGLLAQLTNPRAAIALAGVLLLATPFLLPRQVATPEPIPPREEPVRSNDSARA; this is encoded by the coding sequence ATGTGGCGGAGCGCGAAACTGGGTCGGACGTTCGGGTGGTTGTGGGCCGCCTACGCGGTCAGCGCCTACGGGACCGGACTCGGATTCGGAGCATTTTCGGTTGTCGCCGTCACCGTCCTGAACGCCAGTTCGGCGGAAGTGGCGGCTTTGTCGGCATCCGGGCTCGCGATCGGGGCGCTGCTGGCGGTTCCGCTCGGGCCGTGGATGGAATTTCGTGCCAAGCGGCCGGTCATGATCGCCACGGACCTGATCCGCTTCGCAGCGCTGGCATCCATACCGGTCGCCTACTGCCTGGGTGGATTGTCCTTTGCACAGCTCTGGGTGGTCTCCATCGTCACTGCGGCAGCGAAGATCGCGTTCACCGCGGCCAGTGGCGCATACCTCAAGACCGTCGTCCCCGCCGACGGGCTGCTGGTCGCCACCAGTCGTTTCGAGTCCACTACTTGGTCGGCCACGGTCATCGGACCGCCGGTGGGTGGCGCGGCTATCGGGCTGCTGGGGCCGGTGACCACCGTCGTTATCGATGCGGTGAGCTACCTACTCTCGGCGCTCGGCATCACCGCGATCAGGGAACCCGAGCAGCCACCGCCGCTGCGGAAGACCCGAACGCGTCGGTGGAGCGCCATCGCCGAGGGGTGGCGCTATATCCTCACCCACCACACGCTGCGTCGGTTCTTCGTCAACACCATGCTGGTCAACGGGCTGATCATGGCCGGGGAACCGCTGTTGTCGGTGCTGATGCTCGCCCACCTACAGTTCCCGGTCTGGGAGTACGGGCTGGCCTTCGCTGTTCCGTGTATCGGTGGCCTGATCGGGTCACGATTCGCTCGTCGCATCGCTTCCCGCTGGGGCGAACAGACGGTGCTGCGGGTCTTCGGCACGCTACGCGCCTGCTGGCCCCTCGGGCTGGCGTTCATCCGGCCGGGCCTGGCCGGGCTGGTGATCGTGATGGTCACCGAGTTCGGGCTCATCGTCTGCATCAGCATTTTCAACGCCGTCTTCGCCGCTTATCGGTTGAACAACACCGAAACCGATCGCCACGCCCGGGTCCTCGCCGCGTGGTCGATCACCAGCAGCATCAGCATCGCGGCAATCACCGTGACATGGGGTCTGCTGGCACAGCTCACCAACCCGCGTGCGGCAATCGCGCTGGCTGGAGTTCTCCTGCTCGCCACGCCCTTCCTGCTGCCGCGGCAAGTCGCCACACCCGAACCGATTCCGCCGCGTGAAGAGCCGGTTCGCTCCAACGACAGCGCGCGAGCATGA